A section of the Pristiophorus japonicus isolate sPriJap1 chromosome 4, sPriJap1.hap1, whole genome shotgun sequence genome encodes:
- the dmac2l gene encoding ATP synthase subunit s, mitochondrial yields the protein MLFSKTTEYLRALRITHSQVGCRSFWGWLNAVFNQVDYDRIKAVGPDRAASEWLLRCGASVRYKGFDKWQKDYSHLPTGPLEKFKIERIDATESCIMFKGFDYLDHLEHVEEIKFQKCIYIQDECLERLCKIENLQKSLQWLEIISCGNVTDRGIITLHHLKNLRYLFLCDLPGIEDKEKALQVLQRALPACEVKVDLE from the exons ATGCTCTTTTCAAAGACAACGGAATATTTGAGGGCTCTGCGGATTACACATTCTCAAGTTGGCTGTAGGAGTTTCTGGGGATGGTTGAATGCTGTTTTCAACCA GGTGGATTATGATCGTATAAAGGCTGTTGGTCCAGACAGAGCAGCATCGGAGTGGTTGCTTCGTTGTGGTGCCAGTGTACGTTACAAAGGTTTTGATAAGTGGCAAAAAGATTACAGTCACCTACCGACTGGTCCACTGGAGAAATTCAAAATTGAAAGAATTGATGCCACAGAATCATGCATTATGTTCAAAGGATTTGACTACCTGG ATCATCTGGAACATGTTGAAGAAATTAAATTCCAAAAATGTATATACATTCAAGATGAATGTCTTGAGAGACTATGCAAGATAGAAAATTTGCAAAAGAGTCTGCAATGGCTGGAAATTATTTCTTGTGGAAATGTCACAGACCGGGGAATCATAACTCTTCACCATCTTAA AAACTTAAGGTACTTATTTCTGTGTGATCTACCTGGCATAGAAGATAAAGAAAAAGCACTTCAGGTTTTACAAAGAGCTCTACCTGCCTGTGAGGTGAAAGTTGATCTTGAATAA